From the genome of Vigna angularis cultivar LongXiaoDou No.4 chromosome 11, ASM1680809v1, whole genome shotgun sequence, one region includes:
- the LOC108334157 gene encoding uncharacterized protein LOC108334157 isoform X1 translates to MNSSGLGGGFLSGPSGAILDLESSFHRHQQTQLGHPSITGQQHLNIMGGLESDHPIGLIEVKNLNAGLNFGKGKAIAPSNSNELSEEDEPSYAEEGNCENLDGGKSKKGSPWQRMKWTDNVVRLLITVVSCVGDDGTIGGMDGHKRKSVVLQKKGKWKTVSKIMISKGCHVSPQQCEDKFNDLNKRYKRLNDILGRGTCCQVVENPALMDSIPNLSTKMKDDVRKILSSKHLFYKEMCAYHNGQRIPNCHELDLQGYSMEHGKDSRRENNASEDEDEDHNDSEDDELEDEININAHEDGGRMQEQCDRNILSEEDGHFGPQTSRMDKFEVEMARVFQDPGKSLREQREWIKIQMLQFQEQNISYQAQALELEKQRLKWLRYCSKKDRELERLRLENKRMKLENERRILKLKQKELETDFSTSEMSLDPASIGINRPQGREHISLGRQQ, encoded by the coding sequence ATGAATAGTTCGGGTTTGGGTGGTGGCTTTTTGTCTGGTCCCAGCGGGGCGATTTTGGACTTGGAATCTTCATTTCATAGACATCAACAGACTCAACTTGGTCATCCATCTATTACTGGTCAACAGCACTTGAATATCATGGGTGGTCTCGAGAGTGATCACCCCATTGGCCTAATTGAAGTGAAAAATTTGAATGCCGGGTTGAATTTTGGTAAAGGAAAGGCAATTGCTCCTTCCAATAGTAATGAGTTGAGTGAGGAGGATGAACCTAGCTATGCAGAAGAAGGGAATTGTGAGAACCTGGATGGTGGGAAGAGCAAAAAGGGATCTCCTTGGCAGCGAATGAAGTGGACAGATAATGTGGTTAGGCTTCTTATAACAGTGGTGAGTTGTGTCGGTGATGATGGCACTATTGGGGGCATGGATGGTCATAAAAGGAAATCTGTGGTTTTGCAGAAGAAAGGCAAGTGGAAAACAGTCTCCAAGATAATGATAAGCAAGGGTTGCCATGTGTCTCCACAGCAGTGTGAGGACAAGTTCAATGACTTAAATAAGAGATACAAGAGGTTAAATGACATACTTGGAAGGGGAACTTGTTGTCAAGTGGTTGAGAATCCTGCATTAATGGATTCAATACCTAACCTGTCAACTAAGATGAAGGATGACGTTAGGAAGATCCTGAGCTCAAAACACTTGTTTTATAAGGAGATGTGTGCCTACCATAATGGGCAAAGAATACCAAATTGTCATGAACTTGATTTACAGGGTTACTCTATGGAGCATGGGAAGGACTCAAGGAGAGAAAATAATGCATctgaggatgaagatgaagatcacAATGATAGCGAGGATGATGAGTTGGaagatgaaattaatattaatgcACACGAGGATGGAGGGAGGATGCAGGAACAATGTGATAGAAATATATTAAGTGAGGAGGATGGCCATTTTGGCCCACAAACTTCTCGGATGGACAAATTTGAGGTGGAAATGGCAAGAGTTTTTCAAGACCCCGGAAAGTCATTACGCGAACAAAGAGAGTGGATTAAAATCCAGATGTTGCAGTTTCAAGAGCAAAATATCAGCTACCAAGCCCAAGCTCTTGAACTTGAGAAACAGCGGCTTAAGTGGTTAAGATACTGCAGCAAGAAGGACAGAGAGCTGGAGAGACTGAGATTGGAGAACAAAAGAATGAAATTAGAAAATGAGCGCAGGATCTTGAAACTGAAACAAAAAGAGCTAGAGACAGATTTCAGTACATCTGAAATGTCTTTAGACCCTGCCTCTATAGGAATCAACCGGCCGCAGGGGAGGGAGCATATCAGCTTAGGCAGACAACAGTAG